Below is a window of Streptomyces sp. NBC_00223 DNA.
CGTCGGTGGGGCGGTGGTACATCCAGGAGAGCAGGCCGAGGGCGAACATGTTCTTGGCGCGTTCGGCGTCTTTTCGGGCCAGTCCGCTGTCCTTGAGGGCTTCCAGTGTCAGTGTCGTCAGCGGCACGGGGTGGACGGAGTACGCCTCCAGGGACCCGTCGTCCAGGGGGCTGGCGGTGTAGCCGACTTTGGTCATGGCGCGTTTGGTGAACTCGTCGGTGTTGACGATGATCTCGGCGCCGCGGGGGAGGTCGTGGAGGTTGGCTTTGAGGGCGGCGGGGTTCATCGCGACGAGGACGTTGGGTGCGTCGCCGGGGGTGAGGATGTCGTGGTCGGCGAAGTGGAGCTGGAAGGAGGACACGCCGGGGAGGGTGCCTGCGGGGGCGCGGATCTCGGCGGGGAAGTTCGGCAGGGTCGACAGGTCGTTGCCGAACGACGCGGTCTCCGAGGTGAAGCGGTCACCGGTGAGCTGCATCCCGTCACCGGAATCCCCGGCAAACCGGATGATCACCCGATCGAGACGCTTGGTCTCCTTGGCCGGTTTGCGCTGTTCGCCGAGCACCTGTGCGGCGACGGGCGGTTGTCCCTCGGTGAGGGGACTGACCTGGCTGGTCACTGAAACGGACCTCCTTCGAGGCGGCGGCTCACCCTGCATCGTACGTCGGTAAGGGTCACCTTCCCCGTACGTCCCGCTATCTGGAAGGAAAGGGGGACGACGGCGTGCCGACGATCGGCCCCGCCGCGGCGCGACAGGCTGAAAACAGTTACGAGTTCAGGTACGTGAGCACCGCGAGCACCCGGCGGTGATCTCCGTCACTCGGCGCCAGGCCCAGCTTCAGGAAGATGTTGCTGACGTGCTTCTCGACGGCGCCGTCGCTGACCACGAGCTGCTTGGCGACCGCGGAGTTCGTCCGGCCCTCGGCCATCAGGCCCAGCACCTCCCGCTCGCGCGGGGTCAGCCCGGCCAGCACGTCCTGCTTTCGGCTGCGGCCCAGTAGCTGCGCGACCACCTCGGGGTCCAGCGCGGTGCCGCCCTCGGCGACCCGGACCACCGCGTCCACGAACTCGCGGACGTCGGCCACCCGGTCCTTGAGGAGGTAGCCCACCCCGCGGGTGCTGCCTGCCAGCAGCTCGGTCGCGTACTGCTCCTCCACGTACTGCGACAGTACGAGCACCCCCACGCCCGGGTGGTCGCGGCGCAGCTGGACGGCCGCGCGGACCCCTTCGTCGGTGTGCGTCGGGGGCATCCGGACATCGGCGACCACGACATCGGGCGGCGCGCCCTGGTCGGCGAGGTCGCGTACCGCCTTGATCAGCCCCACGGCGTCGCCCACACCCGCCACCACGTCATGGCCGCGGTCGGTGAGCAACCGGGTCAGGCCCTCCCGAAGCAGTACCGAGTCCTCGGCGATGACCACCCGCACCCTGTCCTCCACCCTTTTCCGCCCCCATTTCCGACTGACTCCTCCAGCATCCCAGCATCAGCGGGGGAATGGGGAATACGGTTTCGGTGGGCAAGGTTGCGCCCGGCAAAATGCGGAGGCCGCGATCCGGCGGTCCGCAGGGGAGAGGAGTGCGTGTGCGCGCGGTCGGTTTCGACATCAACGGTGGCCCTGAAGTGCTCAGGACCGTGGAGCTTCCGGTACCCGAGCCCGGCCCAGGTCAGGTGCTGATCCGCGTCGCCTACGCGGGGGTGAACTACGGCGAGGTGCAGCACCGCCTCGGCGACTTCGGGGCTCCGCGCGGGACCGCCGTACCGGGCCATGAGGTCTCCGGCGAGATCGCCGCGCTCGGGCCCGGCGTCACCGGGCTGGCCGTCGGCGACCCGGTCGCCGCCTATCTCCCCGACGGCGGCGGTTACGCGGAGTACGCGGTCGCGCCCGCCGACTTCTCCTTCCCGCTGGACGGGATCTCGCTGCGCGACGGCGGCGGCGCGGCGCTGGTGCTGACCACGGCGTACGGCGTCCTCGCGGGCGCGGCGCGGCTGGTCGCGGGGGACTCGGTGCTGATCCACGCGGCGGCCGGCGGGGTCGGCTCGGTGGCCGCCCAGATCGCCCGGGCGCTGGGCGCGGCCGCGGTGTACGGCACGGTGGGCTCGTCGACGAAGGCCACGTACGCCAAGCGCTTCGGCTACGACGCGGTGCATCTGCGGGACGCCTTCGTGGACCACGTGCCCGAGGTGGACGTGGTGCTCGACCCGATCGGCGGCCCCACCCGGCTGGCCAGCCTGGAGGTCCTGGCGCCCTTCGGCCGTCTGACGGTCTACGGCGAAGCGGCCCGGCACCCCGACCTGACGCTGCCTGTGCTCCCGTTCTGGAGGCAGAACCGCTCCCTGACCGGCTACAACATCGGCGACCTGGGCCGCCGCAGCCCCGCGACCGTCCGGGCCCACGCGCTGGCCGCCCTCTCGCTGCTCGCGTCCGGCACGATCTCCCTCGACATCACCGCCGAACTCCCGCTCACCTCCGCCCGCGAGGCCCACGAGTCCCTTCAGGCGGGCCG
It encodes the following:
- a CDS encoding response regulator transcription factor, whose amino-acid sequence is MRVVIAEDSVLLREGLTRLLTDRGHDVVAGVGDAVGLIKAVRDLADQGAPPDVVVADVRMPPTHTDEGVRAAVQLRRDHPGVGVLVLSQYVEEQYATELLAGSTRGVGYLLKDRVADVREFVDAVVRVAEGGTALDPEVVAQLLGRSRKQDVLAGLTPREREVLGLMAEGRTNSAVAKQLVVSDGAVEKHVSNIFLKLGLAPSDGDHRRVLAVLTYLNS
- a CDS encoding quinone oxidoreductase family protein encodes the protein MRAVGFDINGGPEVLRTVELPVPEPGPGQVLIRVAYAGVNYGEVQHRLGDFGAPRGTAVPGHEVSGEIAALGPGVTGLAVGDPVAAYLPDGGGYAEYAVAPADFSFPLDGISLRDGGGAALVLTTAYGVLAGAARLVAGDSVLIHAAAGGVGSVAAQIARALGAAAVYGTVGSSTKATYAKRFGYDAVHLRDAFVDHVPEVDVVLDPIGGPTRLASLEVLAPFGRLTVYGEAARHPDLTLPVLPFWRQNRSLTGYNIGDLGRRSPATVRAHALAALSLLASGTISLDITAELPLTSAREAHESLQAGRNVGKTLLAVG